One part of the Paracoccus sp. MBLB3053 genome encodes these proteins:
- a CDS encoding histidine phosphatase family protein: MQPGANELVLIRHAPSDHAGRLAGRSDVGAILPGDAQAERLRALLGGCRIIVSSPARRCRLTADWLFPHRPVLEDQRLWEQDFGAHEGMPFADIPDIGALEGRELAAYRPPGGESFDDMARRAGPAILDHAMRAIELGPVAVVAHAGTVRAAIGMALGEPSLGLRFEVAPLSLTRLGCLQEGFVIGATNWMAG; encoded by the coding sequence ATGCAACCTGGCGCCAACGAGCTTGTCCTGATCCGCCATGCTCCCTCGGATCATGCCGGGCGGCTGGCCGGGCGGAGCGACGTCGGAGCGATTCTGCCCGGAGATGCGCAGGCTGAGCGTCTCAGAGCTCTTCTCGGGGGATGTCGGATCATTGTCTCAAGTCCCGCCCGACGCTGTCGCCTTACCGCAGACTGGCTGTTTCCGCATCGCCCGGTGCTTGAGGATCAACGCCTGTGGGAGCAGGATTTCGGTGCCCATGAAGGCATGCCCTTTGCAGATATTCCCGATATCGGCGCGTTGGAGGGAAGGGAGCTTGCCGCATATCGCCCTCCGGGGGGCGAAAGCTTTGATGACATGGCCCGACGCGCAGGGCCGGCCATCCTCGATCATGCCATGCGCGCGATCGAGCTGGGGCCTGTTGCAGTCGTCGCGCATGCCGGTACGGTGCGGGCGGCAATCGGCATGGCACTTGGCGAACCCAGCCTTGGGCTTCGTTTCGAGGTCGCGCCGCTATCGCTGACCCGCCTGGGCTGCCTGCAAGAAGGCTTCGTCATCGGTGCGACGAACTGGATGGCTGGATAG
- a CDS encoding UvrD-helicase domain-containing protein — protein sequence MTHTYAGVNAIRRKLRTLGVKEQQFHVDTIASWALHLCLSYRHTSGWAIERPADNEQWNALYAAVGDFLDHEFVRRIIRSSYVGLYVDEYQDCSVSQHAIVMKISRDLPCRVLGDPLQGIFDFGGQQPVDWARDIEGVFAQVGQLDVPHRWAQAGAGQLGEWLRNVRTNLENGTEIDLRRRLPEGVRYVGARNVPQDLLRTQVNTCRYFNCGPKHTVIAIHKGSQDFKARCHRLSQNLSGRYSSIEEVEGRDMFAFFRRMTAADSNSRRLQEAIAFAGKCMTHVNANLPAGTIRGEAVTIRAATRSPEVAKIANEYLSSPNSAGLAELLKAIKGLAQTNVTRADLLNRVLGVLQKHTMHPELSCDEAVEQYQREFRFKGRPVGHLRQIGTTLLVKGLEYDHAIVLDATTLSRKELYVALTRGARTLTIVSTNPVLNPPA from the coding sequence TTGACGCATACTTATGCCGGCGTGAATGCCATCAGGCGAAAGTTGCGAACTTTAGGGGTCAAGGAGCAGCAGTTCCACGTCGATACCATTGCGAGCTGGGCGCTGCATTTGTGTCTTTCCTACAGACATACTTCTGGCTGGGCCATTGAACGGCCTGCAGATAACGAACAATGGAATGCACTTTATGCCGCCGTTGGTGACTTTCTCGATCATGAGTTCGTTAGACGGATCATCCGTTCGTCATATGTCGGCCTTTACGTGGATGAGTACCAAGACTGTTCAGTTAGCCAGCACGCTATCGTCATGAAAATTTCCCGGGATCTCCCCTGCCGCGTGTTGGGTGATCCACTTCAGGGAATATTCGATTTCGGAGGGCAACAGCCAGTCGACTGGGCTCGTGATATTGAGGGCGTCTTCGCACAGGTTGGCCAGCTTGATGTCCCACATCGTTGGGCCCAAGCAGGTGCAGGTCAACTCGGAGAGTGGCTACGCAACGTTCGCACAAATCTTGAAAACGGAACGGAAATAGATCTTAGGCGACGTCTGCCTGAAGGGGTCAGGTATGTTGGGGCAAGAAATGTACCGCAAGATCTTCTGCGAACACAGGTTAACACATGCCGCTATTTCAATTGCGGGCCAAAACATACGGTCATTGCCATTCACAAAGGCAGTCAGGATTTCAAGGCGAGATGCCATCGACTGTCGCAAAATTTGTCTGGGCGGTACTCGTCAATTGAGGAGGTTGAGGGGCGTGATATGTTTGCGTTCTTCCGCCGTATGACTGCTGCTGACAGCAATAGCCGCCGGCTTCAAGAAGCCATCGCGTTTGCTGGAAAGTGTATGACCCATGTAAATGCGAACCTACCGGCCGGCACCATCCGGGGGGAAGCGGTCACTATTCGCGCAGCTACCCGCAGTCCCGAAGTTGCCAAGATCGCCAATGAATACTTGAGTAGTCCCAATAGCGCCGGTCTTGCGGAGCTGTTGAAGGCAATCAAGGGCCTTGCACAGACGAACGTGACGCGAGCCGACCTTCTTAACCGCGTCCTCGGTGTCTTACAGAAACACACGATGCACCCCGAACTGTCATGTGATGAAGCCGTAGAGCAATACCAACGTGAGTTTCGTTTCAAGGGGCGGCCGGTTGGCCATCTTCGGCAAATTGGCACGACGCTTCTTGTCAAGGGACTGGAGTACGACCACGCCATCGTTCTGGATGCAACGACATTATCGCGAAAGGAGCTTTACGTTGCGCTGACACGTGGTGCTCGGACACTCACGATTGTATCGACCAATCCCGTGTTGAATCCGCCTGCCTGA
- a CDS encoding DUF6950 family protein: protein MVSSGRLTRLPDWRARFAAEMDRQRCLPFAWGRQDCVIGLACGAVEAITGADLAVGWRSKYKSPKSALKALRAKGYDGVADLVAGHLPEIEPALARIGDLALITDDGPLGHAIGIVDASGLIVITETGHGRAPRDRMTRAFQVG, encoded by the coding sequence ATGGTATCATCGGGACGACTGACCCGCCTTCCCGACTGGCGCGCGCGCTTCGCGGCCGAAATGGACCGGCAGCGCTGCTTGCCCTTTGCCTGGGGCCGGCAGGATTGCGTGATCGGGCTGGCCTGCGGGGCCGTCGAGGCGATCACCGGGGCCGATCTCGCCGTGGGCTGGCGCAGCAAGTACAAGTCGCCAAAGAGCGCGCTGAAGGCGCTCAGGGCCAAGGGATACGATGGCGTCGCGGACCTGGTCGCGGGTCATCTGCCCGAGATCGAACCCGCCCTGGCCCGGATCGGGGATCTTGCGCTGATTACGGATGACGGCCCGCTCGGCCATGCGATCGGCATTGTCGATGCCTCGGGCCTGATCGTGATCACCGAAACCGGTCATGGCCGCGCGCCGCGTGACCGCATGACCCGCGCCTTTCAAGTCGGATAG
- a CDS encoding GHMP family kinase ATP-binding protein, whose translation MARVSGHFGEWIQGRLGPEGQLALVTLVCKDLAVEAELVGAGELAVLQEPHVLDPKQIASHFSALDLLPAKFRLRAGMPPGGGAGASTAALVALALAGERDGRSFDPAELAKACLAVEGATDPLMFPAPDRVLWAPREAVLLETLPPPPEAEILGGFWGAPQRTDPRDLEFPDVSDLVAQWRAGPDLAEAARLASQSAERCAALRGPAHDPTAELAARLGALGHVRAHTGSARGLIFATGTVPRCAAETLARSGMTGVIRFVTGGHD comes from the coding sequence GTGGCGCGAGTTTCAGGGCATTTCGGGGAATGGATACAGGGCCGCCTTGGCCCGGAAGGCCAGCTTGCCCTGGTAACGCTGGTCTGCAAGGATCTGGCGGTCGAGGCGGAGCTCGTTGGCGCGGGCGAACTGGCCGTCCTGCAGGAACCGCATGTGCTCGATCCCAAGCAGATTGCGTCGCATTTCAGTGCGCTCGATCTCTTGCCGGCGAAGTTCCGGCTCAGGGCCGGGATGCCGCCCGGCGGTGGAGCCGGGGCCTCGACCGCGGCGCTGGTCGCCTTGGCGCTCGCGGGCGAACGGGACGGCAGATCTTTCGATCCTGCCGAGCTTGCCAAAGCATGCCTTGCCGTTGAAGGGGCGACCGATCCTCTCATGTTCCCAGCGCCCGACCGGGTTCTCTGGGCCCCGAGAGAGGCCGTCCTGCTTGAAACGCTGCCCCCGCCGCCCGAGGCCGAAATCCTCGGTGGGTTCTGGGGGGCGCCGCAAAGGACCGATCCTCGGGATCTCGAATTTCCCGATGTCAGCGATTTGGTGGCGCAATGGCGTGCCGGCCCTGACCTCGCCGAAGCGGCCCGGCTCGCATCGCAATCGGCCGAACGCTGCGCTGCTCTCCGGGGACCGGCACATGATCCCACGGCCGAGCTTGCTGCAAGGCTCGGAGCCTTGGGCCATGTTCGGGCGCATACCGGCTCGGCACGGGGATTGATCTTTGCCACGGGCACCGTCCCGCGATGCGCCGCCGAGACGCTTGCCCGGTCGGGGATGACCGGGGTGATCCGTTTTGTTACCGGGGGACACGATTGA
- a CDS encoding phage tail protein, with amino-acid sequence MRFLVFLTAALALAAGPAHAGPVVGIAAWVGSTLAGSIGAALLNLGLGLAGSLITSALAKAKLGKQGVNVNFDVQFGDDLPLSFTLGDYVTAGKRKYIGSWGKNNRYITEVIEISSLPQPGLNAVWVDDELGTVLWGEEDDNGTGYNLGHPITNYDDDGHRMWIRWHDGTQAAADTMLVNLFSTDPDYPWSAAAVGTGKTYVVITTRYDSDTLTSYPAFMFQPAPLALYDIRKDSTNGGSGTHRWNDPSTWEPSRNPVVIAYNIIRGIYYGSEWVWGGKNLAAWRLPSAEWIVAANEAQAPVAMSDGSNEAAYRVGLEVTADMEPADVLEEIARCANLRFPEVGGRIKVVCGLPGAAVFSFTDEDVVITEGQSFKPFTPLSETYNAISATYPEPVEKWTMKDAGEYVAADLTAADGGRYLPLSVSYPAAPYGKQVQRLKRAQLRDFRRVRRHQFHLPPDAYALEPGVDMVSWTSARNGYINKLFVVEEVAKTPGMLVAVTLREVDPSDYDWSSDFEVEVTATPPKVPRPVLQTVTGFGAEPVLIHDSNGEARRVAIRVWCDGDEVGVTGMRAQVRKAGETDAVIDGVMPWRDPHSWYVHNVAQRTAYEVRGQLVSNIAPIGIWTTWQPVTTGAIYLTDDDFEDSITSLFESAGLKATYDIEDRSTPGAFVGQLAWSRADNSLYEWDGTQWIHFIARSLEGVLDETYFAAEMRPPRLVVSLPASGIGTGDLVVLLSTGRLYRWTGTAWVDQNAADQIVGQLTAAQIAAGAIGVEQLAARVMVANKVAITAFDNLVLDNQMQDLASWGTNATATWVTHNPSGGVTTAQAQCRGTFVVNPRPDNTLTSITSDWASISPGDEIFASCRIGATAAHSSRLILQFADLSGAILGAAAVAKTSMTWERISTSGVAPSGAVLVRLVLRVDDAGYAAGGSIVFSQPVMRRKGVGELIVDGTIRGTHIVVGTLTGGLLASTGIITGSAQIDGALITRGHIQTLAVDTLRIADNAVTIPVGASNSSDLRLYDTTGEVTLLSVSMVREGAPTMLWGTAQIGGYITSSIAMFRFYRDSTLIAQFPSVSGNDGAQTSASFAFRDANLGTGATTYSLRVERFTSGEYTGDPQIVNRSLMAMHVKK; translated from the coding sequence ATGAGATTCCTGGTCTTCCTGACCGCAGCGCTCGCGCTGGCGGCCGGTCCTGCACATGCGGGCCCCGTTGTGGGCATCGCGGCCTGGGTGGGCAGCACGCTTGCCGGTAGCATAGGTGCTGCGCTGCTGAACCTGGGGCTGGGGCTTGCGGGCTCTCTGATCACCTCGGCGCTCGCCAAGGCGAAGCTGGGCAAGCAGGGCGTCAACGTCAATTTCGACGTGCAGTTCGGCGATGACCTGCCTTTGTCATTCACGCTCGGCGATTACGTCACCGCCGGGAAGCGGAAATATATCGGGAGCTGGGGCAAGAATAACCGCTACATCACCGAGGTCATCGAGATCTCGTCACTGCCGCAACCCGGCCTGAATGCCGTCTGGGTCGATGACGAGCTGGGCACCGTTCTCTGGGGCGAGGAAGACGACAACGGCACCGGCTACAATCTCGGCCATCCGATCACCAATTACGACGATGACGGCCACCGCATGTGGATCAGGTGGCATGACGGCACGCAGGCGGCGGCCGATACCATGCTGGTCAACCTTTTCAGCACCGATCCGGATTATCCCTGGAGCGCGGCGGCGGTCGGGACGGGCAAGACCTATGTCGTGATCACCACGCGATACGACAGCGACACGCTGACCAGCTATCCGGCCTTCATGTTCCAGCCCGCGCCGCTGGCGCTTTACGACATCCGCAAGGACAGCACGAATGGGGGTTCCGGCACGCATCGCTGGAACGATCCTTCCACCTGGGAGCCGAGCCGCAACCCGGTCGTGATCGCCTATAACATCATTCGCGGCATCTACTATGGCAGCGAGTGGGTCTGGGGCGGCAAGAACCTCGCGGCATGGCGTCTGCCCTCTGCCGAATGGATCGTGGCGGCAAACGAGGCCCAGGCCCCGGTCGCGATGTCCGATGGATCGAACGAGGCGGCCTACCGCGTCGGGCTGGAAGTCACGGCCGACATGGAACCGGCCGATGTGCTGGAAGAGATCGCGCGCTGCGCCAACCTGCGCTTTCCCGAGGTGGGCGGGCGCATCAAGGTCGTCTGCGGTCTTCCCGGTGCTGCCGTCTTCTCCTTCACCGACGAGGACGTGGTGATCACCGAGGGGCAGAGCTTCAAGCCCTTCACCCCGCTTTCGGAAACTTACAACGCCATTTCCGCGACCTATCCCGAGCCGGTCGAGAAATGGACGATGAAGGATGCCGGCGAATATGTCGCGGCGGATCTCACCGCCGCCGATGGCGGGCGCTACCTGCCGCTGTCGGTGAGCTACCCCGCCGCGCCCTATGGCAAGCAGGTGCAGCGCCTCAAGCGGGCGCAGCTGCGTGACTTCCGCAGGGTGCGGAGACATCAGTTCCACCTGCCGCCGGACGCCTATGCGCTGGAACCGGGCGTCGACATGGTATCCTGGACCAGCGCGCGCAACGGTTACATCAACAAGCTCTTCGTGGTCGAGGAAGTCGCCAAGACGCCGGGCATGCTGGTCGCGGTCACGCTGCGCGAGGTCGACCCGTCCGATTACGACTGGTCATCCGATTTCGAGGTGGAAGTCACCGCGACCCCGCCGAAGGTGCCACGCCCGGTCTTGCAAACTGTCACGGGCTTCGGGGCCGAACCGGTCCTGATCCATGACAGCAACGGCGAGGCCCGCCGCGTGGCGATCCGCGTCTGGTGCGACGGCGACGAGGTCGGCGTGACCGGGATGCGGGCCCAGGTCCGGAAGGCCGGGGAGACGGATGCGGTCATCGACGGCGTGATGCCGTGGCGAGATCCGCACAGCTGGTATGTCCATAACGTCGCGCAGCGCACGGCCTACGAGGTGCGGGGGCAGCTCGTTTCCAACATTGCCCCGATCGGCATCTGGACCACGTGGCAGCCGGTGACGACCGGCGCGATCTACCTGACCGACGACGATTTTGAAGACAGCATCACGAGCCTCTTTGAAAGCGCGGGCCTCAAGGCGACCTATGATATCGAGGATCGGTCAACCCCCGGCGCATTCGTCGGGCAATTGGCGTGGTCGCGGGCGGATAATTCGCTTTACGAATGGGACGGCACGCAATGGATCCACTTCATCGCGCGCAGCCTTGAGGGCGTCCTCGACGAGACCTATTTCGCCGCGGAGATGCGCCCGCCACGGCTGGTGGTTTCGCTGCCGGCTTCCGGCATCGGCACCGGAGATCTGGTCGTGCTGCTCTCGACCGGTCGGCTCTATCGCTGGACCGGCACCGCATGGGTCGACCAGAACGCGGCCGATCAGATCGTCGGGCAGCTGACTGCGGCCCAGATCGCGGCCGGGGCAATCGGCGTCGAGCAGCTCGCGGCAAGGGTCATGGTTGCGAACAAGGTGGCGATCACCGCCTTCGACAACCTGGTGCTCGACAACCAGATGCAGGATCTGGCGAGCTGGGGCACGAACGCCACGGCGACATGGGTCACGCATAACCCGAGCGGCGGCGTGACGACGGCGCAAGCGCAATGCCGCGGCACCTTCGTCGTCAACCCGCGCCCGGACAATACGCTCACCTCGATCACCAGCGATTGGGCCAGCATCTCACCGGGTGACGAGATCTTCGCATCTTGCCGGATCGGGGCCACGGCGGCGCATAGCTCGCGGCTGATCCTGCAGTTTGCGGATCTGTCCGGGGCAATCCTCGGCGCTGCCGCGGTCGCCAAGACCTCGATGACCTGGGAGCGGATCAGTACCTCGGGGGTCGCGCCATCCGGGGCGGTCCTGGTGCGCCTTGTCCTGCGCGTCGATGATGCGGGCTATGCCGCCGGAGGGTCGATCGTCTTCTCGCAGCCCGTCATGCGGCGCAAAGGCGTGGGTGAGCTGATCGTCGACGGCACGATCCGCGGCACGCATATCGTCGTGGGCACGCTGACCGGCGGTCTCCTGGCATCCACCGGGATCATCACCGGTTCGGCCCAGATCGACGGGGCGCTGATCACCCGTGGGCATATCCAGACGCTCGCGGTCGACACGCTGCGGATCGCGGATAACGCCGTGACGATCCCGGTCGGGGCCTCGAACAGCTCGGACCTGCGGCTCTACGACACGACGGGCGAGGTGACGCTGCTCTCGGTCTCGATGGTCCGGGAAGGGGCGCCGACCATGCTCTGGGGCACGGCCCAGATCGGGGGATACATCACCTCGTCAATCGCGATGTTCCGGTTCTACCGCGACAGCACGCTGATCGCGCAGTTCCCCTCGGTCTCGGGCAATGACGGCGCCCAGACCTCGGCCTCCTTCGCCTTCCGGGATGCCAATCTCGGAACCGGGGCCACGACCTACAGCCTGCGCGTCGAGCGCTTCACCTCGGGCGAATATACCGGCGACCCGCAGATCGTGAACCGCTCGCTGATGGCGATGCATGTGAAGAAGTGA
- a CDS encoding ATP-dependent nuclease gives MRIRHLKIRNFRGIRELDWIIPDRKLLCLVGRGDTRKSTLLEAVRRLFHPHWNLSFDDADFYQCRPENHVLIEAVLGDLPDEFRDLEKYGHWLSGWDVATGSRVEDPGEGLEDALTVRLSVGEDLEPIWSVIKDADAAGMQFKAADRAKVSVNLIGTTSDRHLTWSRGSILSQLTETGNINSSLAGAARAAKAALETRRTEDLNAFDAVAAKAEITARSLGVAVQSSFNAHLDADAINVRVAGLALHDGDIPLRLLGLGSKRMLSTGMQKQALMAPHTTLFDEVEVGLEPHRIARLLKHLKDDTSGQYFLTTHSPVVLRELAIADLHVVHWNADRVEVIEANKPGISDLMQGKIRSGAEAFLAPNIIVCEGATEVGFLRGLDGHWSDDRGLEAFAYLGVALFDADGAGNIRATASGLKELGYNVAVLADSDEDIHFSDAHAEELRANGIFVAKWSDGLSIEERVFRDLPWDGVMSSFGAARAIIGNDTSLIAQIQARFGAGFEPNFAEWVDTPELRDALGRTAKDKGWFKRQDFGQIWANEVAASLENRDISASDLVQKLSGLRQWVDHV, from the coding sequence ATGCGCATTCGACATCTAAAAATAAGGAACTTTCGGGGCATCCGTGAACTTGACTGGATTATTCCAGACAGAAAGCTCCTTTGTTTAGTTGGTCGTGGTGACACCAGAAAGTCCACGCTCCTCGAAGCCGTTCGGCGCTTGTTTCATCCGCATTGGAATTTATCTTTTGACGATGCTGATTTTTACCAATGCAGACCAGAAAATCACGTTCTCATTGAGGCCGTGCTTGGGGACCTTCCTGACGAATTCAGAGATCTTGAGAAATATGGACACTGGCTCAGTGGATGGGACGTTGCGACCGGTAGCAGGGTAGAAGATCCAGGAGAAGGCCTCGAAGACGCATTGACGGTTCGTCTGTCAGTCGGTGAAGATCTCGAGCCCATTTGGTCTGTCATCAAAGACGCCGATGCTGCCGGTATGCAGTTCAAGGCCGCAGACAGGGCCAAAGTATCTGTCAACCTTATTGGAACGACGTCGGACCGACACCTAACTTGGTCCCGCGGCTCGATATTGAGCCAGCTTACAGAGACAGGGAACATAAACTCATCTCTCGCAGGCGCAGCGCGGGCTGCCAAAGCAGCACTGGAGACACGCCGCACTGAAGACCTGAACGCTTTCGACGCCGTAGCCGCGAAGGCTGAGATTACCGCGCGTTCTCTGGGCGTTGCGGTACAATCATCTTTCAATGCACACCTCGATGCCGACGCAATCAACGTTCGTGTAGCAGGCCTGGCATTGCATGACGGTGATATCCCACTGCGCCTTTTGGGTTTGGGTTCGAAGAGAATGTTGAGTACCGGCATGCAAAAACAGGCCCTTATGGCACCTCATACTACTCTGTTCGACGAGGTGGAAGTTGGACTCGAACCGCATCGCATTGCCCGCCTACTGAAACACTTAAAGGATGATACCTCTGGACAGTACTTTCTAACCACGCATTCTCCGGTAGTGCTCAGAGAACTGGCAATCGCAGATCTCCATGTCGTCCATTGGAACGCCGATCGCGTTGAGGTTATTGAGGCAAATAAGCCAGGTATTTCAGACCTCATGCAGGGGAAAATTAGATCAGGCGCTGAGGCCTTTCTCGCTCCCAACATCATCGTATGTGAAGGCGCAACTGAAGTTGGGTTTCTGCGGGGTCTGGATGGCCACTGGTCTGACGACCGCGGATTAGAGGCGTTTGCCTATCTTGGGGTTGCCCTCTTCGATGCTGATGGTGCCGGAAACATAAGAGCTACGGCCTCGGGATTGAAAGAGCTTGGATACAACGTTGCCGTCTTGGCCGATTCAGACGAAGATATTCATTTCAGCGACGCCCATGCGGAAGAACTGCGCGCCAATGGAATATTCGTGGCCAAATGGAGCGACGGCCTCTCAATTGAAGAGCGCGTTTTTCGCGATTTACCTTGGGATGGCGTCATGTCTTCATTCGGCGCGGCTCGTGCCATTATTGGAAATGACACCTCGTTAATTGCTCAGATTCAGGCTCGTTTCGGCGCCGGATTTGAACCCAATTTTGCAGAATGGGTCGATACGCCGGAGTTGAGAGATGCTCTTGGACGAACCGCAAAAGATAAGGGCTGGTTCAAACGCCAAGATTTTGGCCAGATCTGGGCCAACGAAGTTGCCGCATCTTTGGAAAATAGAGATATTAGTGCAAGTGATTTGGTTCAAAAGTTGAGTGGCTTGCGGCAATGGGTTGACCATGTGTGA
- a CDS encoding peptidoglycan-binding domain-containing protein, with product MRSVFIGLPVLAILLSTAATSAVSQVATVPAAAVDINALDKELKEIDREISAAEDDLKNYEGGLLVALVQARIETLKLTRAIMQNRIAAERGDTVTKVTLPIRTLDPERAKEISEEIEKQNQVIAQAEADTANAGGLVGALAISRVLTEKLTLAGLRGALMEAKYGSVLPVDVAAVPPPAAHQATPQATVPSGSSNLASAAPEWADPEHPDIDYSAEVFASLHNEGFKMHGWWAVLESKAEIDDSPRIFAVNASAYEKHGFMTSFPKLTISCREGEASAIYDTDEFIVGDFSSDTLRTTIRIDDQTAQTSGWSKLTSSKGSGLFGGKAQALMRDLIDAKKIFIRLEEQKNHDETFTLAGIEPVAEKVAAACGFSLLDLTKEDYRAIQTMLNAAGFDAGLPDGVWGTGSAKALRAWQEQNGLPATGAPDRATLTAIGH from the coding sequence ATGCGTTCCGTATTCATCGGCCTGCCAGTTCTTGCCATCCTATTGTCCACCGCGGCCACCAGCGCGGTCTCTCAAGTCGCCACTGTCCCCGCCGCAGCCGTCGATATCAATGCTCTCGATAAGGAACTCAAAGAGATCGATCGGGAGATCTCTGCGGCCGAAGACGACTTGAAGAATTATGAGGGCGGCCTGTTGGTGGCCCTCGTTCAGGCGCGCATCGAGACGCTGAAGCTAACGCGCGCGATCATGCAGAACCGAATTGCTGCCGAACGGGGCGATACTGTCACCAAGGTCACCCTGCCGATCAGAACACTGGATCCAGAGCGGGCCAAGGAAATCAGTGAGGAAATCGAAAAGCAAAATCAAGTGATCGCTCAGGCCGAAGCAGATACTGCGAATGCTGGGGGATTGGTTGGCGCACTGGCGATCTCGCGTGTTTTAACCGAGAAGCTAACCCTTGCCGGACTGCGCGGGGCCTTGATGGAAGCGAAATACGGCAGCGTCCTGCCTGTTGATGTCGCTGCAGTCCCGCCCCCCGCTGCACATCAAGCCACGCCCCAAGCAACAGTGCCTAGTGGCTCGTCCAATCTGGCAAGCGCCGCACCGGAATGGGCCGATCCCGAGCATCCGGATATTGACTACAGCGCTGAAGTCTTCGCCTCGCTGCATAATGAAGGCTTTAAAATGCACGGCTGGTGGGCCGTGCTGGAATCCAAGGCCGAGATTGACGATAGCCCGCGCATTTTCGCGGTGAATGCATCGGCATACGAGAAGCACGGCTTCATGACGAGTTTCCCCAAGCTTACTATCTCCTGCCGCGAGGGTGAGGCTTCGGCGATTTACGACACTGACGAATTTATCGTCGGCGATTTCAGTTCGGACACGCTTCGCACGACCATTCGAATCGACGACCAGACAGCCCAGACCTCCGGCTGGTCGAAGCTGACTAGCAGTAAGGGATCGGGCCTATTCGGCGGCAAGGCGCAAGCGCTGATGCGCGATCTTATTGATGCGAAGAAGATTTTCATCCGCCTTGAGGAGCAGAAGAACCATGACGAGACCTTCACCCTTGCCGGCATCGAGCCTGTCGCCGAGAAAGTCGCGGCCGCCTGCGGCTTCAGCCTTCTGGACCTGACAAAGGAGGATTACCGGGCAATCCAGACGATGTTGAACGCCGCGGGTTTCGATGCAGGATTGCCGGATGGGGTTTGGGGTACGGGATCGGCGAAGGCTCTACGGGCTTGGCAGGAACAGAACGGCCTGCCCGCAACTGGAGCGCCAGACCGTGCGACACTTACTGCCATTGGGCACTAA
- a CDS encoding glycoside hydrolase family protein: MKTNDAGLQVIKDSEGLRLTAYYDSGRVLTIGYGHTSAAGSPRVAVGMTITAAEADEILRRDVAGAEAGVAELVTIDLTENQFSALVSFVFNIGRGQFAASTLLRKLNAGADPASEFDRWIYDDGVRLNGLVTRRAKERALFEKPIAGTPAESRQKQLQRQLAALGLYTAKIDGIWGPLSRSALEKFELAAERILALA, encoded by the coding sequence ATGAAGACCAATGACGCTGGTTTGCAGGTCATCAAAGACAGCGAAGGCCTGCGCCTGACGGCCTATTACGACTCGGGCAGGGTGCTCACGATCGGCTATGGCCACACCTCGGCGGCCGGGTCTCCGAGGGTCGCGGTCGGCATGACCATCACGGCGGCCGAGGCCGATGAGATCCTGCGGCGCGATGTGGCAGGGGCCGAGGCCGGGGTTGCGGAGCTCGTGACGATCGATCTGACCGAGAACCAGTTCTCAGCCCTCGTTAGTTTCGTCTTCAACATCGGCCGTGGCCAGTTCGCTGCCTCCACCTTGCTACGCAAGCTGAACGCCGGCGCCGATCCAGCATCCGAGTTCGATCGCTGGATCTATGATGACGGGGTCAGATTAAACGGGCTCGTGACCAGGCGCGCGAAGGAACGGGCCCTATTCGAGAAGCCGATCGCGGGAACGCCGGCGGAAAGCCGACAGAAACAACTCCAGCGCCAGCTCGCGGCCCTCGGTCTCTACACCGCCAAGATCGACGGCATCTGGGGCCCGCTGTCGCGGTCTGCGCTCGAGAAGTTCGAGCTCGCCGCCGAACGCATCCTGGCGCTGGCGTGA
- a CDS encoding tail fiber assembly protein, producing the protein MDEEEEAARLAEEMRLAELLMQGTPNPVLHYAVIAPDGHCILQTGTCPADMIELQGGELLSLEAPEDVTDGTHYWDGEAFAAYPARPGPWAAFDFAARTWTDPRSAADLAAERAEAFTILRIARDRRLAACDWTQVPDNALSEAEREAWRVYRQALRDVPEMTSDPASPTWPVPPAS; encoded by the coding sequence ATGGATGAAGAAGAAGAGGCGGCCCGGCTAGCCGAAGAGATGAGGCTTGCCGAGCTGCTGATGCAGGGCACGCCGAACCCTGTCCTGCATTACGCGGTGATCGCGCCCGATGGGCATTGCATCCTGCAAACGGGCACCTGTCCCGCCGACATGATCGAGCTGCAGGGCGGGGAACTTCTGTCACTCGAGGCGCCCGAGGACGTCACCGACGGCACGCATTACTGGGACGGCGAGGCTTTCGCAGCCTATCCAGCCCGGCCGGGTCCCTGGGCCGCCTTCGACTTCGCGGCCCGGACCTGGACCGATCCGCGCAGCGCAGCCGATCTCGCGGCCGAGCGGGCAGAGGCTTTCACCATCCTGCGCATCGCCCGCGATCGCCGCCTCGCCGCCTGCGACTGGACGCAGGTGCCGGACAATGCGCTCAGCGAGGCCGAGCGCGAGGCCTGGCGGGTCTATCGCCAGGCGCTCCGCGATGTGCCCGAGATGACCAGCGATCCGGCCAGCCCGACCTGGCCAGTTCCCCCCGCATCCTGA